In Zonotrichia leucophrys gambelii isolate GWCS_2022_RI chromosome 27, RI_Zleu_2.0, whole genome shotgun sequence, the genomic window TCAGCCCTGGGGACGATGACATTTACGTGTCTGATCACGAGGAAGAGGATGATGATGTGTCCCTGGCCAGCGACCTGGACcccgaggagctgctggagatcGAGGCCCGGCAGCGGAAGCTGCAGCGGGAGCAGCGAGGGAAGAGGTGAGAGGGGAAAcacctcctggggctggggctgctctggaacagctgcaggagccagccagggctggggacactgatCCTGCTGCTCCGGGTCACAGGACCAAGTTTaagcagaaggaggaggaggaggaagggcaggaagtGGAGAATCCTCTGCTGGTCCCCCTGGAGGAGAAGTCGGTGCTGGAGGAGCGACAGACCAGCCTGTGGTTTGGGAAGGTGAGTCCCACTTGTGGGGCAGGAGTGatggagcagcctcagccccagcagttTCCCCCGACTGCCCTGGGGCTGACTCTGACTTCCtgccccccatccctggggctgatccccatccatccctggggctgatccccatccatccctggggctgatcTCCCCCGTCCCTGGGGctgatccccatccatccctggggctgatccccatccatccctggggctgatcccctccatccctggggctgatccccatccatccctgtggctgatcccctccatccctggggctgatccccccacccatccctggggctgatccccttacccatccctggggctgaaTCCCCCcacccatccctggggctgatcccctccatccctggggctgaatccccccatccctggggctgatctcccccatccctggggctgatcccCCCGTCCCTGGAGctgatccccatccatccctggggctgatccccatccatccctggggctgatccccatccatccctggggctgatcccccccatccctggggctgatctcccccatccctggggctgatcccctccatccctggggctgaaTCCCCCcacccatccctggggctgatccccttacccatccctggggctgaaTCCCCCcacccatccctggggctgaatccccccatccatccctggggctgatccccccatccctggggctgatctcccccatccctggggctgatctcccccatccctggggctgatctcccccatccctggggctgatctcccccatccctggggctgatccccccatccctggggctgatccccccatccctggggctgatccccccatccctggggctgatctcccccatccctggggctgatccccatccatccctggggctgatccccatccatccctggggctgatccccatccatccctggggctgatccccatccatccctgggactgatccccatccatccctggggctgatccccccctgccatggggctgacccccatccatccctggggctgatccccccctgccatggggctgACCCCACTGTTCCCCATGCCAGGACGCCTTTGCTGGCATCGAGGATGATGCAGACgagaagctggagctgggccaggcccAGATGTTGGCTGAGAAGCAGCGTCAGGCTCAGAGAGGTGagaggacacacagggacagccacagctcacTGTGGGGCACTGGCTCCAGCCTCAGTGGGgatgctgccctgagcaggaatggtttggattggaaaagaTCTCAAAGAGCTCCAagcctggccatgggcaggaacactcCCACTAGACCAGAGAGTGGTCCCAGCCTCTGTCAGTAAAGAGCTCTCATTAGTGCAGTGTTAATGAGCAGGATCTCTAGAGGAGGATCTGCCTTGGCTCTGTCTTACCCAGTGCTTCCCATTCCCAgacaaaacaacaaagaaagggcagaagaagaagaaggaggaggccCAGGAGGAGGCTCCAGccgagcccagccctgcagcagccccagctcctgatGCCAGTGAAGAAGCtaaagaggagcagagcagtgatgatgatgatgacagcagcagtgaggatgAGAGGTGAGGGCTGAGGGGGGTCGGGCGTTCCCTTCAGCTCCACAGTCCTGGAGAGCTGAGGGACCCCACCCCTGCCCTCTGCTTTCCACAGGCCCCTGGCACCAGTGGGGAGGAAGCGAGGCCGTGCTGAGCCCTGCGGCTTCGAGGTGGTGCCTATTGAGAAGCCAGGTGAGTGAGGGGCATGGGGGTGTCTTGGGAGGGACAGGAAGCAGGGACAGACCTGGGGCTCCCTTGGGAAGGACAGGAGACAGGGACAGACCTGTGTTTCCCTTGGGAGGGATAGGAGATAGAGGCAAGGACAGATTCAGGGTCCCTTGGGAAGGACAGGAGGCAGGGACAGACCTGGGGGTCCCTTAGGAAGGACAGGAGGCAGGGACAGACCTGGGGGTCCCTTAGGAAGGACAGGAGGCAGGGACAGACCTGGGGCTCCCTCAGGAAGGACAGGAGATGGAGGCAGGGACAGACTCAGGGTCCCTTGGGAGGAATAGGAGATGGGGGCAGGGACAGTCcatgctccccagggctgctccctgcctcttgggctgcagccaggccaaCTTTGCCATGTCCCACAGTGAAAAGAGTCCTGGATGCAGAGGGCCTTGCCCTCGGCTCTGTCATTGCCAGCTCCAAAAAGGCCCGGCGGGACCTCATCGACGACTCCTTCAACAGGTACcagtgggggctgcaggagctctgcagggcttgctccctggcagggacaggtgtGGTGGGTCCCCATATCCTGCTCACAGGTCTCCTGGCCGCCCAGGTACTCGTACAAcgaggaggagggggagctgCCCGAGTGGTTCACGGAGGAGGAGCGGCAGCACCGGCGCCGGCAGCTGCCCGTGGACAAGCAAACGGTGGAGGCCTATCGGCAGCGCTGGAAGGAGATCAACGCACGGCCCATCAAGAAGGTGGCAGAGGCCAAGGCCCGCAAGAAGAAGAGGGTGAGTGGGGGTGGGCTCCCAGGGGTGCCCTGGCTCTTCTCCCAGGGCCTCAGTCCTCCCTCTGACCCCCCTGTTCTTCCTCTGATGCTCCTGTCCCATCTGTGATACCCCATCCTTTCCTGACCCCCCTGTCCCATGTCTGATACCCCATCCTTTTTCTGACATTCTGTCCCATGTCTGATACCCCATCCTTTTCTAACCCCCCTGTCCTGTCTCTGACCCCCCCGTCCCATCTCTGATTCCCCCTCCTTTTCTGAGCACCCTGTCCCTCCTCCAATACCCCTGTCCCATTTCTGATTCCCTATCCTTTTCTGAAccccctgtccctcctccccTGTCTCATCTCTGATACCCCATCGTTTCCTGACCCCCCTGTCCCTATTTCAATGCCCCTGTGCCATCTCTGATTCCCCATCCTTTTCTGACCCCCCCATCCCATCTCTGATTCCCTATCCTTTTCTGACCCACATTGTCCCATCCTTGAACCCCTGTCCCATCTCTGATACCCCATCCTTTTCTGACGCCCCTGTTCCTCCTTCAATGCCCCTGTCCCTTTTCCAGTGCCCCTGTCCCATTTCTGATTCACCATCCTTTCCTGACCCCCTTATCCCATCTCTTGATACTCCATCCTTTTCTGACCCCCCCGTCCCATCTCTGATTCCCCATCCTTTTCTGACCCCCCTGTCACTGCTTCAATGCCCCTGTCCCATCTCTGATTCCCCATCCTTTTCTGACCCCCCCTTCTCCCATCTCTGACCCCCCTGTCCCATCTCTGATACCCCATCCTTTTCTGACCCCTTCTTGTCCCACCTTGGCCCCCCCTGTTCCACCTCTGACCTCCCCCCCATTCCTCTTCCAATTCCCCTCTCTCCTGTGACCACCCCCTCTGATCCCCCATCCTGActcccctgtccctcctctgaccctctgtccccctggctgtcccccaGATGCTGAAGAAGCTGGAGCAGATGAAGAAGAAGGCCGAGGCTGTGGTGAGCACCGTGGACATCTCAGAGCGGGAGAAGGTGGCCCAGCTGCGCCGGTGAGTGGCCAAGCCAGGATCCAGCTCGTCCCTTTGTGGCTGGAccgtgtccctgcagcctctgggacagttctgtgtccccagccaggctgatctggggctggcagagccacaGGAGGGGTGGGACTTGATGTCCCAAcactgggtttggtttttgtccCACCCAAACTCACTCTGACCTTTGTGCTTGTGCTGCAGCATCTACAAGAAGGCTGGGCTGGCCAAGGAGAAGCGCCAGGTCACCtacctggtggccaagaagggcGTGGGACGTCGGGTGAGGCGTCCCCCTGGTGTCAAGGGCCAGTTCAAGGTGGTGGACAGCCGCCTCAAGAAGGATGTGAGGGCTCAGAAGCGCAAAGAGCAGAAGAAGAAGCGCCACAAGTGAGGTGGGAGTGGCTCCATCCCCAGCAAGGGACTCTGCTcggggcacagggctggctcctgtgtcccactgccacctcaggagctctggggacagcctggggctTGGCCACACCTTGCTTAGTCCGTGCCTTGCTGTGACAGTGCCTTGTGCCctcccctgggcacagaggggtccTTCGGCCCCAGTGCTGTGGCCCCGGCCCCTGGTCACAGCTCCAGGTGTcaccaggctggctctgctgggtgaCTCTCCTGAtcacaggagcatccccagctgtccccagggagggtGTGGCTCTGGAGACACCCCTGGGCCAGATTTGTCACTGAGGTGGCAGAACAGTGGTGGCTCtgtctggagcagctgctcaggacagcagaGTTTGAcctgaggctgcccagggctgtcacGTGCCTGGGTGAGGTGAGGGACCCGTGCTGCACATGTCCCCTTGTGCCATGTCACTGCTGGCCGTGTTCTCTACAGCTGCTCATGCctccagagccctcccagcttTGTCTGACAGGGATTTACTCTCCTGACCACAGCAGCcatcctgtcccctctgtccccacccccTTCTCCCTCAAGGAGAAGAAAGACCAAGAGTAAGAAGTGTTTGACTGCATTGCTTTATTtacacccagggcaggggctgggctccaCCAGGCCCTAGGGGTGACGCTGGCATTTTGTCAGTGCTGGGGACGGGGCTGGGGCGGCACTGTGGGGAGTGAGGGGTGGTGGGGACCTGCCAGGCAAGCTCTGGCACAAGGGAGGAGCTCTGGGTCCCCTTCAggtgctgtggggaggggagaggccAGAGCTGGCACCCCAGAGCCCCGTGCAGGGTTGGCAGGAGGTgacctgggggtgtccctgtgcagtgCCCACTGTGGCTGCTCAGCCAAGTCCATGTGTGTCCTTGGGCCTGCAGGAGCCCCTCGGCTGCAGATCCTGGGGGGAAGCTGGGGCTCTATCCAGAGGGGCCCTGCTTGAgaccagtgctgctgggagggtCTCTGGGCCACCTCCTGCCCCCATGGAGGGTCAGGACCAGgccagggtgggagcagagacCCTCAGCTGTCCTTGGTGGCCacgggagctggggcagggatgggctgccAGGCTCCAGGCTGAGTTAGAcgttttccttctcttcaaaAGGGAATATGGGGGTGCTGTGAGAGGAGAGTCCCCAGAACCACTACccccatcaccaccaccacccttGCTTGGCCCTGACCCCCTGGCTGAGCCCCATCCCTTGGAGCTCAGTGTCCTATCCCCTGTGTGACCCCAAAGCCCCAGGGGGAAGCTGCAGGGGATCACAGGAGGAAGGCCAGGGCTGATGGGGGCTGAGCCTCCTCAAAGAGGCACAAAGAGCAtctcctgcacccccagcctgcacacctgggcagggtcCAGTGCCAGTCCCTGACCTCTGCCCCAAGCTCTGCCCAGCAAATCCCCAACAATCGGGGCAAGATTCCAGGATGGGCTCCTTTGTCCCCactcactccctgccctccttcccctgGTGCCCTCCAGGTCCCCATCAGGGTCCCAAGGGTGGGGTGACCCCTGGCCTGGCAGGCTCAGCCCCTACCTGAGCTGGGGGGTGCAGTGTAGGCCACATCCACACGGTCACCTGCAATGGGAGGGGTGGTGACCATGGgcctgggaggagctgctcccttaAGGAGCCAGAGCTCatcagtgggagctgggagatCAGGCAGAGCCCActgagcccctggggctgcagggctggcagcaggaccaggggacacggccctgcagggctcaccTGTCTCGTAGTAGTCGTACAGGGACACAGTGGCCGGCTGGAGGTTGCTCACCACGAAGTCCTGCTGGGCTTGGAAGGAAAAGGTCTTCTCTTCCTTGGTCAGCTGTGGAGACAGCCCAGGGGGGGGAGGTGTAACCACTCACCATGGGAAAACCCCCCCATatcccagggctcctgcttCTGTACCCATCTCACCTCGTCCAGGTAAATGGTCACCTGGTCAGGCTGCACCTCCACCTTCTTCACCAGGATCTGCCTcttcagctgcagggacacggcTCAGGAGGGGCCACAGCTGCTCTACGGGTGCCCAGCACCCCGAGCAggtgtccctccatgtcctacagccccaggcagggcctgTGGGATGGGGTATCCCAAAGGGGGGCAGGGGGCTCTTCACCTCTACCGTGGATTTCTTATCGGGGCTGTATCCTGATGGCAGCTTGGCCTCAACGACAACCATGTTGGTGGCAGGGCGCTCCCCAGTGTACCTGcaagggcagagccccagggtgggctcagggattcattccctccctccctggctgctgctgtcccccccAAACCCGGGCCAGCCCCAGTCCCTACCGTGCCCAGAGGCGGAGCAGGAACCCCGGGTTCTTCGTGCCCGGCAGCGGCTCCGTCTGCACCCGCAGCTCGAAGGCCCCGGTGCTGGGCGGGGGAGGCACGTTATAGCGCAGGGTcacctgggggacaggggacagggtgaGCCCAGCGAGGGCACAGCACCCAGGACGGGGGGCCCAGGCTGTacccacctgtgccagggcacagccctgcccacgGGCTCGCAGCCCATAGGTGCCCGGCAGCTCGGGCAGTGCCGCCCGCTGCAGCACCAGCCGGTTGCTGCTGTCCAGCACAAAGTCCTGCACCGTCCCCGTAGGCGATGTCACCGTCACTGTCATGTCCCCGTTGCTGCCGTAGGTCAGGGCGGCGTATTTGGCCAGGGCTTGCAGGGCCACCACGGTGTCCTGTgcatggggacagtgccagggtCACCCCTGAGCGCCGCTCCCAGGAGGGGCCAGTTTGGAGCAGCGCCTGGAGCCCAGGGCCGGTACCTGCGTGGAGGCAAAGCCCCCGTAGGGGTTCTGCTGCTTGCAGAGCCAGCGGACGATCCGGGACGCTGTCCCCAGGTCAGCGGGGGACACCGAGGGCTGGGACAGGTAGGCCAGCAGGACATAGGCTGTCATCTCCACCTCGGCCGACGGGGCCgcggcccagggcagctccaagTCCTCCTGAGCCTGCCCCTTCCTCTTCCAGTAGAGTTGCCcatctgcaggaggaggggcagcagctcagcccctgctgcaggctggggtcCCTTTAGGGGGATGCACTGCCCACAGGCCCCTGCCCAGGCAGTACCTGCActgatgctgtgctgggccaggcgctgcagctgcacctgctgctgctccctcagccctgccagcccgAACACGTAGGCCAGCAGGGCTTGTGTGTAGGGGTCATCCGTGGGAGAGGCCTCCAGGCACTtgagggctgagctcagcaccGGCTCCTGGCGTGGCAGAGGagtcaggagccagcccagagcatgGGACTCGCTCAGTGctgcccagtgtccccagctgtgcccagttcATGCTGGTGGCCTGGAATGGccaatccctgtcccagcagctgtcCCCACCCCACCAGACCCCGTGGGGAAGAAAGGTCCATCCTCACCACCGTGGGcagtcccagctccagcatCGCTGCCGTCACATATGCCGAGAGCGAGAGCTCATCCGAGACACCGCCCTGCAAGGGGACAGGAGGACATGGGTCCGACCAGGCTGTGACACCAACACAGGGACACTCCCACTGCCCAGAGCACGCTCTGGGttccccaggccagccctgccccacctgcaGGGCATTCTGGAAGAGTTTGCCCTCTTTGCGGAAGCAGCCGCTCTCCCTCTGGCGTTGCTGCAGCCAGCGCAGTGCGTCCGTGATGTGCCGCTCCTCGATGGCCACGTAGGCTCGGGCCTGCCCGAAGGACTTGAGGACAAACGCTGTCAGCCTGGAGCCAGGGAGACACCAGAGGGCTGAGTCAGCACTGGGGCTGCCTGgatggcaggaggagccctgggtgcagctgcagagccctcaCCAGGTGTTGCCCGAGGGATCGCTCTTGCCAAAGGCGCTGTAGGAGCCGTCGTCGTGTTTGTACAGCAGCTCCCGCTGGTACCCTGCGGGGAGACatgggcacagggcactgtttctgtgcccaggggagccaggtggggtgaggagggggctgtgGGACTGTGGCGTCCCTGCCAGGCTCTCACTGACCGCTCTGCAGGAACCCCTGGGCCTTGGCGCGGATGTCCGGCAGCAGCTGCCCGCTCTTCTCCAGGTACTGCTGGATGTAGATGTTGGGGGCAAAGCGAACCATgttctgctccccacagccgTAGGGCATGGCCAGGAGTCCGTCCAGGTTCTGCAGGGCATTGCCCAGGatgtcacctgtgccagggggaCACATCATCAGCTGTGTCACCCGTGTCCCCTTCTGTGTCAGCTCTGGGTGGTCCCACGTCCTGCTGAGCCTGGGGACCTCTGCACCAACCCTGTCCCCTGTGGTCCCCAGGcccccccagcctgtcccttACCCATCACGATGATGTGGGCCCTCTGGGAGCTCTCCAGGATGTTTGCAGGAATCTCCAAGGACACTTCTTCAGCACCTGTGGGGGCAGAGGGCTGTGATAGTGGGAATGCCCAGCTCTTACCAGCCTGTCCTGTGGCAGCCTCACCCACGCTGTTCCTGCCCAAGCACCCTGACCCTTGGCTCCTCTGGACTGGTGGCCCTTGTGACCAGTGGCCAAGCACCCCTGGCCATGTCCCATGGCACTACCCGACACCCCTGGCCAGTCCTACcttcctggcagagcagggagctgtgagtCTTCTCCACCAGGATCCCGCCGGGCTGTGAGGAAGCAGCACCAGAGTCAGTCAGGAGGAGGGACCTGCCTGTCCCCCAGTCCCCTTCATGTCTGGGTGCTGTCCCGCTGCCCCCCGAGGGCTGTTTGCTCCCACATCCATCccattctcctcctccccagctctctgaCCTGCACCAGCAGAGGCTTTATCACGGTGTCCACGCGGCCCTGGGTCGGCACCAGGGGCAGCTCGTTGCCACAGGGCTCAGAGTAGCTGAGGGCCTCGGTGCTCACAGTGACGTTCACCTCCCCTGAAGGTGCAAACATGGCCCTCAGTCCCCAGGGAGCCCCCaaacctgagcacagccccctgggcttgggctggggctggctggacTGGGCTGGAGGTCCCCAGGGAGGGTGGGAGTGGAGCAGTGGAGGACTCCCCAGATCCCGTGGggttcctgccctccctgcccacctaACCCCGTCCCCTGAGGGGTCCCCGGGCAGCAGGGTGGGGTGGTGGCAGCTCTGTACCCAGGCTGGTGGCTCGCACGCCCCACTGGAAGGTCTTGGCTTCatctgcacagacacagcccgTGTATGTGTCCCCTGCCCTCGGTGACACCTCCAGCTCCGCCGACTCTGCCAGCGTCACCTGAACCTGCggggcacagccatggcaccATCAGCTCTCAGAGCCAGGGTCACCTCACCCAAACCTGCCAGAGcatggcacagctccatcacacCCCAGAGCCAGGGTCACCTCCATGGGCTCCCCCGAACCTGCCAGAACatggcacagctccctcagaGCCAGAGTCACCTCCCTGTCCTACCCCAAACCTGCCAGATCATGGCACAGCTGTcagcccccagagccagggTCACTTCCCCAGCCTGATCTGAACCTGCCAGAGcatggcacagctccatcagagCCAGAGTCACCTCCATGGGCTCACCCAAACCTGCCAGAGcatggcacagctccatcagagCCAGAGTCACCTCCATGGGCTCACCCAAACCTGCCAGAGcatggcacagctccatcacaccccagagccagggtcgcccccagcctcccctgaacctgccagcccctggcacagcccctgtccctgcctgtccccgcTCACCCGCAGGCACTGGCGCAGGTAGTTGAAGACGGTGGCCCTGAGGGTGAAGCTCTCGTGGCGCACCACAGCGTAGGGCAGCGCCAGCTCCACGAAGAACGGCTGGAAGGCCGTGAGGgtgacagcaggggacagccccaggcCCTGTGGGGCTGTACAGAACATCCCAGCCTCCCACTCTGTGATGGTGTCGGGCACTGTCACCGTCATCTCGGCAGAGCCACTCTCCCTGCATGGAGAATGTCATGAGGCCACCCCAGCACGGCTGGTGGCATGGCCTGAGTGGCACCACCGTGACACTGCTGGTGCCAGCCCACAGGGAGAAGGAGTCCTGAGGTCCCCAGGTCCCCTTGGGAGCTGTCTCTCACCCTACAGGGACCAGGTCCCACAGCCACGTCTCTGGGAAGTATGTCCGGGGTGCTGGGGGCTCTTCCCCACCCTCGATGCCTGAGCTGGCTGAGGTGAACATTGGCATAATTCCTTCATAAGCATTGCTTCCCACCTCCCCACGGAGTAGTCTCATGTCTCCTggaaaaggcaaagcagaaCTTGGGAACCTCAGGTCCCAGCTGGACcttgcctgcagccagcacaaggGTGACCAAAATCCttttccatccctgtccatcctcTTTGATGCCAAGGGTGTTTTCTGGATGGCTCCAAGTCCCCCTGAGGACATGACAGCCAGAACTGTCCACCAGCTCTTTGCTCTTTTCAGCACAAGGGCTGTGCTCACCTCCAGGACCTGCCATTCCAACCATGTGGAGCCTGTGCCAGCAAGGCTCCCTGCTGTTGGTGAAGAGCTTCAGTGCTGCATCCTGTGAAAAAGCAGAGATTGTCCATcccccacagccagcaggaggAATATCCCCATTCCAGCAGTGAGTAGTCCCAGGGCTACAGAAAACAGGTGGGGAAAGAGCCTGGGCTTGGCAGGAAAGGGAAGTCCTGTGCCACAGGTGTGGCTTTCCCAGCACTTGGGAGAAGCAcgggcagctctgggaagccCAGGGGCTTCACCTGGAATAACATATAGGAGTGCCTCTTGGAGTCCAGCCAGTCACATAATGGTTCATCCTGGATGCTGTGGGGGTTGCTGAATTCGGGCAGTGCTTTGTAGACCTGCGaataaaaacatgcaaaaccctcatttccagagctctgcccaCTGCAGCACTGGGTCCATGTGAGGGACACTAGAGCCAATAtgaccccagcacagcccaggctgctcctggggctgcagggggaccccaggcagggccagcactcACAGCCTCGGCGTTGAGCTCAGCCTCGGGCTTGAGGAGCAGCACACTGCGATCCACGGCCCGCACAGCGCACAGGGAGCCCGGGgcagcccccagctgcagcgtcagcgctgccccaggcagggccctgGCCTCGGAAAACGCCATCTGCACCtgcacagagacacagggacacagggcagtcACTACCGTGGAGGGCAGACCCAGCCATGTGACAGTGTTCGTATTCccttaggatgagggaagagatgacgatctgactccatgtttcagaaggctgatttattattttatgatatatatatattacattataactatagtAAAAAGAATacaaggaaaagtttcatctcagaaggctagctaagataagaatagaaaggaatgaataataaaggtttgtgtctcgagcagagagtccaagctaactgggctgtggttggccattaattgtaaacatccaagatgggccaatcacagatgcacctgttgcatcccacagcagcagataaacattgtttacattttgttcctgagtcctctcatcttctcaggaggaaaaatcctaaagaaaggatttttcataaaggatgtctgtgacacagccaCACATAGGGAAGGCTCTTCTCAGAGGGTTTGGGAACAAGGAATGGGTTGGGAGATCCTGACACTGCGTTGCTCCTGGGGCGGGATGGATCACAAGGCAGCAGCCATggacagcccagctcctctcacCTGGTTGGGGAAGCACTTGGCCACGGAGAGCTCAGTGCTAGCAGCCACCATGTCGCCGCTGGGCAGCAGCACGTACACCAGAATCCTGACCATGGGTGCCAGCTCCACGCCaatgggcagctccagggagagggaggatCTCTGTCCTGGGCCATGGAAAGGAGGAGATGTTACCCAGAGAAACTgcacctgctccagccctggaagtgtccaaggccaggttggacagagcctggagcaccctgggagagtgcagggcagggggatgcagtgggatgggtttggaggcccctcccaacccaaagcattcctggctctgtgaggagcaggcagggggagcagagccctgcacagcccctccaTGCCATGGGACATACCAGGCTCTGCAGAGATCTCTTTCCTGAAGATGCTGGTTATGGAGCCCTTGGCCAGGACCTGCAGAGGAGGGGGGGGAAACAAAACAGAGGCTGAGTATGGAATCAAAGTGCCCTGGTAGAGGATGGTCTCACAACGAGAGTTCTGGGATGATTTCTGACCATGTCCAGTCTCCAGTTCCCCCACCAGCTCCCATGGGGGTGCAGGCCCCACAGTGGCAGCAGCCACCTCCTCTGACAGGTCCCTCAG contains:
- the LOC135458288 gene encoding alpha-2-macroglobulin-like protein 1, which gives rise to MPGVLDPWKPSFVVVSPAVLYHPQPATLWVHLRDLQGPVQLHVQLQGDSRTPPTTLLSREVLEPQLYLNVTFPAPAPAQGKEEIVALNVSIRGESLDVSEEKKVMLRVLSPGVFIQTDKAVYKPGQEVKFRVVSLNKDLTPSSQKLPLVFLQDPSGNRIAQWRELSPRQGIVDLSLPLASEPALGTYTISVEGKSHSFSVEEYVLPKFEVTIRLPSVLWEQDEKIPVEICGRYTYGKPVQGKVQADLCLRQNLWAHGLQKTCIQVMGQTEKNGCFSTEVSQAAFKERILPSFSRKKLEVEASLVEDGTGLEMKSAKTCKVLRKSVTVTFENPDRAFKPGLPYSGTIRLEEADGSGLPQRQVLLSINNKGEKRTQSLLTDSSGRAFFQLDTSGWGDRVSLLAEVSGTAESQEGSLRPRGAFLILMPHLSKSGSFLHIRAPRGELPCGHSQLLHVDSIFGKEALGTELRSLDMVFMVLAKGSITSIFRKEISAEPGQRSSLSLELPIGVELAPMVRILVYVLLPSGDMVAASTELSVAKCFPNQVQMAFSEARALPGAALTLQLGAAPGSLCAVRAVDRSVLLLKPEAELNAEAVYKALPEFSNPHSIQDEPLCDWLDSKRHSYMLFQDAALKLFTNSREPCWHRLHMVGMAGPGGDMRLLRGEVGSNAYEGIMPMFTSASSGIEGGEEPPAPRTYFPETWLWDLVPVGESGSAEMTVTVPDTITEWEAGMFCTAPQGLGLSPAVTLTAFQPFFVELALPYAVVRHESFTLRATVFNYLRQCLRVQVTLAESAELEVSPRAGDTYTGCVCADEAKTFQWGVRATSLGEVNVTVSTEALSYSEPCGNELPLVPTQGRVDTVIKPLLVQPGGILVEKTHSSLLCQEGAEEVSLEIPANILESSQRAHIIVMGDILGNALQNLDGLLAMPYGCGEQNMVRFAPNIYIQQYLEKSGQLLPDIRAKAQGFLQSGYQRELLYKHDDGSYSAFGKSDPSGNTWLTAFVLKSFGQARAYVAIEERHITDALRWLQQRQRESGCFRKEGKLFQNALQGGVSDELSLSAYVTAAMLELGLPTVEPVLSSALKCLEASPTDDPYTQALLAYVFGLAGLREQQQVQLQRLAQHSISADGQLYWKRKGQAQEDLELPWAAAPSAEVEMTAYVLLAYLSQPSVSPADLGTASRIVRWLCKQQNPYGGFASTQDTVVALQALAKYAALTYGSNGDMTVTVTSPTGTVQDFVLDSSNRLVLQRAALPELPGTYGLRARGQGCALAQVTLRYNVPPPPSTGAFELRVQTEPLPGTKNPGFLLRLWARYTGERPATNMVVVEAKLPSGYSPDKKSTVELKRQILVKKVEVQPDQVTIYLDELTKEEKTFSFQAQQDFVVSNLQPATVSLYDYYETGDRVDVAYTAPPSSGKRLTQPGAWQPIPAPAPVATKDS